One window from the genome of Roseisolibacter agri encodes:
- a CDS encoding 4a-hydroxytetrahydrobiopterin dehydratase, producing MSARERLSDIAIQRELGRLPGWSRRGDVLTKTYQFPAFLAGIAFVNRVAQAAEAADHHPDLDIRYTKIVCTLSTHSAGGITQLDLDLAGEIERLAN from the coding sequence ATGAGCGCCCGCGAACGACTGTCCGACATCGCCATCCAGCGCGAGCTGGGCCGACTGCCCGGCTGGAGCCGTCGCGGCGACGTGCTCACGAAGACCTACCAGTTCCCGGCGTTCCTCGCGGGCATCGCGTTCGTGAACCGCGTCGCGCAGGCCGCCGAGGCCGCGGATCACCACCCGGACCTCGACATCCGCTACACGAAGATCGTGTGCACGCTCAGCACGCACAGCGCGGGCGGCATCACGCAGCTGGACCTGGACCTCGCGGGCGAGATCGAGCGGCTGGCGAACTGA
- a CDS encoding DUF1572 family protein has translation MSDPVVPSIPSAVPADPALAALVHCRLRIARAFPRQIHAAVEALDDAQLWWRPNAHSNSVGILVRHLAGNIRAIVGHGIGRSGYVRDREAEFDAPPIPRAALLEEFDAAIAEADAVLADLTPARLAERSSDPAFYPTVLEDVLNVTIHMSTHVGQMVWIAKMLRDGALDDVWRRTHREVGAYGRTP, from the coding sequence ATGTCGGATCCCGTCGTGCCGTCGATCCCGTCCGCCGTGCCGGCGGACCCCGCGCTGGCCGCGCTGGTGCACTGCCGCCTGCGCATCGCGCGTGCGTTCCCGCGGCAGATCCACGCCGCCGTCGAGGCGCTGGACGACGCGCAGCTCTGGTGGCGGCCGAACGCGCACAGCAACTCGGTCGGGATCCTCGTGCGGCACCTCGCGGGCAACATCCGCGCGATCGTGGGCCACGGGATCGGCCGCTCGGGCTACGTGCGCGACCGCGAGGCCGAGTTCGACGCGCCGCCGATCCCGCGCGCCGCGCTGCTGGAGGAGTTCGACGCCGCGATCGCGGAAGCCGACGCGGTGCTCGCCGACCTCACGCCCGCGCGGCTGGCCGAGCGGTCGTCGGACCCGGCGTTCTACCCGACGGTGCTGGAGGACGTGCTGAACGTGACGATCCACATGTCGACGCACGTCGGGCAGATGGTGTGGATCGCGAAGATGCTGCGCGACGGCGCGCTCGACGACGTGTGGCGGCGCACGCATCGCGAGGTGGGGGCGTACGGGAGAACCCCCTGA
- a CDS encoding DUF4097 family beta strand repeat-containing protein, with protein sequence MIRSRSALALAVLAFVPLAGCRHSEDGEPRTEQAFRWSGTVPQGGWVRIRDLNGSVRVARAPGREVVITASRRFRGRRPQEVRLVATPDEEGVTACAIWGSGACTAERYQNTMHRSGGGWFQRLFRRHSSVSIDYLVAVPAGVRVDARTTNGGVIVADATSEVIARTTNGSVTIGTSAGRVSGRTTNGSVRARVDGLPPGASVELATVNGSVTALLPASVDADVSLQTVNGRAKSDFPIALQEGNRRSLRGTLGAGGQRVSLKTVNGSVTLGRL encoded by the coding sequence ATGATCCGCTCGCGCTCCGCGCTCGCCCTCGCCGTGCTGGCCTTCGTCCCGCTCGCCGGCTGCCGTCACTCCGAGGATGGGGAGCCCCGCACCGAGCAGGCGTTCCGCTGGTCGGGCACCGTGCCGCAGGGCGGCTGGGTGCGCATCCGCGATCTCAACGGCTCGGTGCGCGTGGCGCGCGCGCCGGGCCGCGAGGTCGTGATCACCGCGTCGCGGCGCTTCCGCGGTCGCCGGCCGCAGGAGGTGCGGCTGGTGGCGACGCCGGACGAGGAGGGCGTGACGGCGTGCGCGATCTGGGGGAGCGGCGCGTGCACCGCGGAGCGCTACCAGAACACGATGCATCGCAGCGGCGGCGGCTGGTTCCAGCGGCTGTTCCGGCGGCACTCGAGCGTCAGCATCGACTACCTGGTCGCGGTGCCGGCCGGCGTGCGCGTGGATGCGCGCACCACCAATGGAGGCGTCATCGTCGCCGACGCGACGTCGGAGGTCATCGCGCGCACGACCAACGGCAGCGTGACGATCGGCACGTCGGCCGGCCGCGTCTCGGGGCGCACGACGAACGGCAGCGTGCGCGCGCGCGTGGACGGGCTGCCGCCGGGCGCGTCGGTGGAGCTGGCGACGGTGAACGGCTCGGTGACCGCGCTGCTGCCGGCGAGCGTCGACGCCGACGTCTCGCTGCAGACGGTGAACGGCCGCGCGAAGAGCGACTTCCCGATCGCGCTGCAGGAGGGCAACCGCCGGTCGCTGCGCGGGACGCTGGGCGCGGGCGGGCAGCGCGTGTCGCTGAAGACGGTGAACGGCTCGGTGACGCTGGGCCGGCTCTAG
- a CDS encoding DUF4097 family beta strand repeat-containing protein, giving the protein MTASRLSPVVSHVVSPVVRLLAGAALLLPLAGLVALPRTAAAQRDERSEPNAFTWTGSIPAGRWIYVRNLNGPIRVERGGDRVEVVAERRWGRDADPKRVRFTAEKAGDGQSMVVCAIWSESGSCDEDGYSRERDSRWGDRDDGWVAVDFVVRVPSGVRVDVRTVNGSLEVRGATAEVVARTTNGGVRAETLGGPVDARTTNGSIFASMRSVGDARDLDFRTTNGSVTVEMPASLGAEVEMSTVNGRVSTEFPVTISGRIDPKRLRARVGDGSRRVSMRTVNGSVELRRASDR; this is encoded by the coding sequence GTGACCGCCTCCCGCCTCTCGCCCGTCGTCTCGCACGTCGTCTCGCCCGTCGTCCGCCTGCTCGCCGGCGCCGCGCTGCTCCTCCCGCTCGCAGGACTCGTCGCGCTGCCCCGCACCGCCGCCGCCCAGCGCGACGAGCGGAGTGAGCCCAACGCCTTCACGTGGACGGGCAGCATCCCTGCCGGCCGCTGGATCTACGTCCGCAACCTCAACGGCCCGATCCGCGTCGAGCGCGGCGGCGACCGCGTCGAGGTGGTGGCCGAGCGCCGCTGGGGCCGCGACGCCGACCCGAAGCGCGTGCGCTTCACGGCCGAGAAGGCGGGCGACGGCCAGAGCATGGTCGTGTGCGCGATCTGGAGCGAGAGCGGCAGCTGCGACGAGGACGGCTACTCGCGCGAGCGCGACAGCCGCTGGGGCGACCGCGACGACGGCTGGGTGGCGGTGGACTTCGTGGTGCGCGTGCCGAGCGGCGTGCGCGTGGACGTGCGCACCGTGAACGGCAGCCTCGAGGTGCGCGGCGCGACGGCGGAAGTCGTCGCCCGCACCACCAACGGCGGCGTGCGCGCGGAGACGCTCGGCGGGCCGGTGGACGCGCGGACGACGAACGGCAGCATCTTCGCCAGCATGCGCAGCGTCGGCGACGCGCGCGACCTGGACTTCCGCACCACGAACGGCTCCGTGACGGTCGAGATGCCCGCCTCGCTCGGCGCCGAGGTCGAGATGTCGACGGTGAACGGGCGCGTGAGCACCGAGTTCCCGGTGACGATCTCGGGCCGCATCGATCCCAAGCGGCTGCGCGCGCGGGTCGGCGACGGGTCGCGCCGCGTGTCGATGCGCACGGTCAACGGCAGCGTGGAGCTCCGACGCGCGAGCGACCGCTGA
- a CDS encoding DUF4097 family beta strand repeat-containing protein has product MRSPVRLFHLALLAAVVGSVAPPATAAAQQTSSERERERERERAERDRERERERAERAKEREKERAEREKERAKERERDRRDRDDERGTYTQTPTRIDTTVGVGRDAVVDLGLINGNVTVTAWGRNDVQVRAYSERLPLRFEHQDGRVRVWVPSGNYRGRSGDQRMEVVVPIGTRVSAQTVSGNVRVTGVRGELEAGTVSGEVEASDAARRIALSSVSGSVRGTNLEGDVRANSVSGEVMLDQIVGDIDAQSVSGEVEVRRARTSRLRMESVSGELTYDGSIARDGRYELSSHSGEIHLALPSDVGARLSLRTFSGSIDTEFPLTMGGTTRDDQGRPTRGRDRRMEFTLGNGGATIVAETFSGSIDIARAGSRR; this is encoded by the coding sequence ATGCGCTCCCCCGTCCGTCTCTTCCATCTCGCGCTGCTGGCCGCCGTCGTCGGCAGCGTGGCGCCGCCGGCCACTGCGGCCGCCCAGCAGACCTCCAGCGAGCGTGAGCGCGAGCGTGAGCGCGAGCGCGCCGAGCGGGATCGCGAGCGCGAGCGGGAGCGCGCCGAGCGCGCGAAGGAGCGAGAGAAGGAGCGCGCGGAGCGTGAGAAGGAGCGCGCCAAGGAGCGCGAGCGCGACCGCCGCGACCGCGACGACGAGCGCGGCACCTACACGCAGACCCCGACGCGCATCGACACCACGGTGGGCGTGGGACGCGACGCGGTGGTCGACCTGGGGCTCATCAACGGCAACGTCACGGTGACGGCGTGGGGCCGCAACGACGTGCAGGTGCGCGCCTACAGCGAGCGCCTCCCGCTGCGCTTCGAGCACCAGGACGGGCGTGTGCGCGTCTGGGTGCCGTCGGGCAACTACCGCGGCCGCAGTGGCGACCAGCGGATGGAGGTCGTGGTCCCCATCGGCACGCGCGTCTCCGCGCAGACGGTGTCCGGCAACGTCCGCGTGACCGGCGTGCGCGGGGAGCTGGAGGCCGGCACCGTCAGCGGCGAGGTCGAGGCCTCGGACGCCGCGCGGCGCATCGCCCTCAGCAGCGTCAGCGGGTCGGTGCGCGGCACCAACCTCGAGGGCGACGTGCGCGCCAACTCGGTCAGCGGCGAGGTCATGCTCGACCAGATCGTCGGCGACATCGACGCGCAGTCCGTCAGCGGCGAGGTCGAGGTCCGCCGCGCGCGCACCTCGCGCCTCCGCATGGAATCCGTGAGCGGGGAGCTCACGTACGATGGCTCGATCGCGCGCGACGGCCGCTACGAGCTCTCGTCGCACTCCGGCGAGATCCACCTCGCGCTCCCGTCGGACGTCGGCGCGCGGCTCTCGCTGCGCACCTTCAGCGGCTCGATCGACACGGAGTTCCCGCTGACGATGGGCGGCACGACCCGCGACGACCAGGGGCGCCCGACGCGCGGCCGTGACCGGCGCATGGAGTTCACCCTCGGCAACGGCGGCGCCACGATCGTGGCCGAGACCTTCAGCGGCAGCATCGACATCGCCCGCGCCGGCTCGCGGCGCTGA
- a CDS encoding zf-HC2 domain-containing protein, translated as MTDIRTPTRPADALPPACAVVDERLMDYLEGDLPAADRAAVEAHLAECGRCRALVADLRAITAGAAALPVLRPERDLWAGIAERIEAPVVPLQVRSTTRRAEPAARATVAVTRRWMAAAAAALVTVTSGVTYLATRGPDALRAVAAATPDTTARDTAAPTPAPVAPAGTSVATLPAAPEPRPDSATPAPAPAAGGTARLAARRATPSAEASVPGVRDYDRAIATLRTAVRERRADLDSGTVAVLERNLRIIDEAIRQSREALASDPGSPLAGRALTKALDRKVELLRTVALMPRT; from the coding sequence ATGACCGACATCCGTACCCCGACCCGACCCGCCGACGCCCTGCCCCCCGCCTGCGCGGTGGTGGACGAGCGGCTGATGGACTACCTCGAGGGCGACCTCCCGGCCGCCGATCGCGCGGCCGTCGAGGCCCACCTCGCCGAGTGCGGACGCTGCCGCGCCCTCGTGGCCGACCTGCGCGCCATCACGGCCGGCGCGGCCGCGCTCCCCGTGCTGCGCCCCGAGCGCGACCTGTGGGCCGGCATCGCCGAGCGCATCGAGGCGCCGGTGGTGCCGCTCCAGGTGCGGTCGACGACCCGTCGCGCGGAGCCGGCCGCCCGTGCGACGGTCGCCGTCACGCGGCGATGGATGGCGGCGGCCGCGGCGGCGCTCGTGACCGTGACCTCCGGCGTGACCTACCTGGCGACGCGCGGCCCCGACGCCCTGCGCGCGGTGGCGGCGGCCACGCCCGACACGACGGCCCGCGACACCGCGGCGCCGACGCCCGCGCCGGTCGCTCCGGCCGGGACCTCCGTGGCGACGCTGCCCGCGGCTCCGGAGCCGCGGCCGGACAGCGCCACGCCCGCGCCGGCCCCGGCGGCCGGCGGCACCGCGCGGCTGGCCGCGCGGCGTGCCACCCCGTCGGCCGAGGCCTCGGTGCCCGGCGTGCGGGACTACGACCGCGCGATCGCGACGCTCCGCACGGCCGTGCGCGAGCGGCGCGCCGACCTGGACTCGGGCACCGTCGCGGTGCTCGAGCGCAACCTCCGCATCATCGACGAGGCCATCCGCCAGAGCCGCGAGGCGCTGGCGAGCGATCCCGGCAGCCCGCTCGCCGGCCGCGCGCTGACCAAGGCGCTGGACCGCAAGGTCGAGCTGCTGCGGACGGTGGCCCTCATGCCGCGCACCTGA
- a CDS encoding RNA polymerase sigma factor has product MTVAIQDFTPTRVDPEPVEPSDAALAAAGDRRAFERLYRAHVDRVYALCVRMVADRALAEELTQDVFVRAWEKLSLFRGESSFGTWIHRMTVNLVLNRRDSDGRRDRRTIDDAEAVETLPARPLAPGDRMDLEKAIAGLPPGARRVFLLHDVEGYRHEEIAEQLGITSGGSKAQLHRARLLLREALQR; this is encoded by the coding sequence ATGACGGTGGCCATCCAGGACTTCACTCCCACGCGCGTCGACCCCGAGCCGGTCGAGCCTTCCGATGCCGCGCTGGCCGCGGCGGGCGACCGGCGCGCGTTCGAGCGGCTCTACCGGGCGCACGTCGACCGTGTCTACGCCCTGTGCGTGCGCATGGTCGCCGACCGTGCGCTGGCCGAGGAGCTCACGCAGGACGTGTTCGTCCGGGCGTGGGAGAAGCTGTCGCTGTTCCGCGGCGAGAGCTCGTTCGGGACCTGGATCCACCGCATGACCGTGAACCTCGTGCTCAATCGCCGCGACAGCGACGGCCGGCGGGACCGCCGGACCATCGACGACGCGGAAGCCGTCGAGACCCTCCCCGCCCGGCCGCTCGCGCCGGGGGACCGGATGGACCTCGAGAAGGCGATCGCCGGCCTGCCGCCCGGCGCGCGCCGAGTCTTCCTCCTCCACGACGTGGAGGGGTACCGGCACGAGGAGATCGCCGAGCAGCTCGGGATCACCAGCGGCGGCAGCAAGGCGCAGCTCCACCGGGCGCGTCTCCTCCTGCGCGAGGCCCTGCAGCGATGA
- a CDS encoding DEAD/DEAH box helicase has translation MPSLTGVAHAGIAAVRARIARAALAVPGALPGATLGSITLHPHQRIAVARLQHALREHGGALLADDVGLGKTYVALAVARIESSTVVVAPAALRDTWTHACAATGVRCAFVSVESLSRPALAAASSDVLARAALVIVDEAHHLRNPATRRWRRLATLARHARLLLLSATPIHNSARDLAALLSLFLGARATTLDAASLARLIVRRRGRPAGTHLPHVAPTRWHRFASRAFDAALCEAILALPPPLPPRDGGLAASLGAITLLRLLASGEDALRHGVRRRLTAAAALDAALRGGRHLATRELRAWVGAEDAVQLGLALDAPTTDDVAALRDTLSAHAHALRALLHRLDAPDVAARADERAAWLRALRACRPDAPVVAFTHFADSARALYARMERDGRVALLTASGGRIASGPVSRRELLARFAPIAAGLPPPPARERIDLLLATDCLSEGLDLRDAATVVHLDVPWTPARLAQRVGRAARLGGPHARIAVHGLAPPREVARALRLAARLHAKARAAARVVGARIAGADDAPARHVAIASRLERWLDASVSGESTRAARTLVTAVSSPRAGFLAACTVDGASVLLAARGEGAARPGGPVLAWAVRRVDHATVDHPPERADVLTALRAVRRWARRTAARRALGGGVVAREAAAALGVADAALARVPAHRRPVLAARVARLRAALAGPVSAGTERALAALAPGLEGEAWLDAALAIVAPGESSPGSGPYGPGPRVAAPSALVVHALVLLVPPERPGARSNLSSPRPV, from the coding sequence ATGCCGTCGCTGACCGGCGTCGCCCATGCGGGCATCGCCGCCGTGCGCGCGCGCATCGCCCGCGCCGCGCTCGCGGTCCCCGGCGCGCTCCCCGGCGCCACGCTCGGTAGCATCACGCTCCATCCGCACCAGCGGATCGCGGTCGCGCGGCTGCAGCACGCCCTCCGCGAGCATGGCGGCGCCCTCCTCGCCGACGACGTCGGCCTGGGCAAGACCTACGTCGCGCTCGCGGTCGCGCGCATCGAGTCGTCTACCGTCGTCGTCGCACCGGCCGCGCTGCGCGACACGTGGACGCACGCCTGTGCGGCCACCGGCGTCCGCTGCGCGTTCGTCAGCGTCGAGTCGCTCTCGCGCCCCGCGCTCGCTGCCGCGTCCTCCGACGTGCTCGCCCGTGCCGCCCTCGTGATCGTCGACGAGGCGCACCACCTCCGCAACCCCGCCACGCGCCGCTGGCGGCGGCTCGCCACGCTCGCGCGTCACGCACGCCTGCTGCTGCTCTCCGCCACCCCGATCCACAACTCCGCCCGCGATCTCGCCGCCCTCCTCTCGCTCTTCCTCGGCGCCCGCGCCACCACGCTCGACGCGGCGTCGCTCGCGCGCCTGATCGTGCGCCGCCGTGGACGACCCGCGGGCACGCACCTGCCACACGTCGCACCCACGCGCTGGCACCGCTTCGCTTCACGCGCGTTCGACGCTGCGCTGTGCGAGGCGATCCTCGCCCTCCCTCCTCCGCTCCCACCGCGCGACGGCGGCCTCGCGGCCTCGCTCGGCGCCATCACCCTACTGCGGCTCCTCGCGTCGGGTGAGGACGCGCTGCGCCACGGTGTGCGACGGCGCCTCACCGCCGCCGCCGCGCTCGACGCGGCGCTGCGCGGCGGCCGCCACCTCGCCACGCGTGAGCTGCGCGCGTGGGTCGGCGCGGAAGACGCGGTGCAGCTGGGCCTCGCGCTCGACGCCCCGACGACCGACGACGTGGCGGCGTTGCGCGACACGCTCTCTGCACACGCGCACGCGCTCCGCGCGCTGCTGCACCGGCTCGACGCCCCCGACGTCGCCGCGCGCGCCGACGAGCGTGCGGCGTGGCTGCGCGCGCTGCGCGCGTGTCGTCCCGACGCACCCGTCGTCGCCTTCACGCACTTCGCCGACTCGGCACGCGCGCTGTACGCGCGCATGGAGCGCGACGGACGCGTCGCGCTGCTCACGGCGTCGGGCGGTCGCATCGCGTCCGGGCCCGTGTCGCGCCGCGAGCTGCTCGCCCGCTTCGCGCCCATCGCCGCTGGTCTGCCGCCTCCGCCCGCGCGCGAGCGCATCGACCTGCTGCTCGCCACGGACTGCCTGTCCGAGGGGCTCGACCTGCGTGATGCGGCGACGGTCGTGCATCTCGACGTGCCGTGGACGCCCGCGCGTCTCGCGCAGCGCGTCGGCCGCGCGGCGCGGCTCGGCGGTCCGCACGCTCGGATCGCCGTCCACGGCCTCGCGCCGCCGCGCGAGGTCGCGCGCGCGCTCCGGCTCGCGGCGCGGCTGCACGCCAAGGCGCGCGCGGCGGCGCGCGTCGTCGGTGCGCGCATCGCCGGTGCGGACGACGCGCCCGCGCGCCACGTCGCCATTGCCTCGCGGCTCGAGCGCTGGCTCGACGCGTCCGTGTCCGGGGAGTCGACGCGCGCGGCGCGCACTCTCGTCACCGCCGTGTCCTCGCCGCGCGCGGGCTTTCTCGCGGCCTGCACCGTCGACGGCGCGTCCGTGCTCCTCGCGGCACGTGGCGAGGGCGCGGCACGGCCGGGCGGTCCAGTGCTCGCGTGGGCCGTGCGTCGGGTCGATCACGCGACCGTCGATCATCCACCGGAGCGCGCCGACGTGCTCACGGCGCTGCGGGCCGTTCGTCGATGGGCGCGTCGTACCGCGGCGCGTCGCGCGCTCGGTGGTGGTGTCGTGGCGCGGGAGGCGGCCGCGGCGCTCGGGGTTGCCGACGCCGCGCTCGCACGCGTTCCCGCGCATCGCCGTCCCGTGCTCGCCGCGCGTGTCGCGCGCCTGCGCGCCGCGCTCGCCGGTCCCGTGTCGGCCGGCACCGAGCGGGCGCTCGCTGCCCTCGCGCCCGGGCTGGAGGGCGAGGCGTGGCTCGACGCCGCCCTCGCCATCGTCGCCCCGGGCGAATCGTCCCCCGGTTCCGGCCCGTACGGCCCAGGGCCTCGCGTCGCCGCGCCGTCCGCGCTGGTGGTGCATGCCCTCGTGCTCCTCGTCCCGCCGGAGCGCCCCGGGGCCCGTTCAAACCTTTCGTCGCCTCGCCCGGTCTGA